TAAATTGTCTAACCAATCCAAACTTTGCTGTCTTGCATTGCTTTGTTTTGCCATTTAATATTTTTAATTAGTAAGTGTTAATCACTAAAAAAGCCCCCATGTTGGGGGCTTCTATATTAAATGTTGTTTTTATTAATCTGAATTGAATTAAGTTCAGCTTCATCAATCATCATGCTTGCAATACTTAGTACCTCAATTATACTGCGATTCATTAATTGAAAATATGGTGTTAATGTATAATCTGAAACATCTTTGACCATCTTCAGAAATCCATAATTGGAATTGAATTCTATCTTTTGTTCTTGAAGAATTGAAGCGAGAATATTTTCTTGATTTTCTCCTTCACTGTCCGTTTGAGTAAAGATTTTGCCGAATAATTGATAAATTTCACTAATTCTCGCTGAAGCAAAAAAAAAGCATACAATACATCCGTTGTCGGTAATTGGTTAACTTTTTCTTCTTTAATGCCTGTCATCATGCTAATAATATAGCTCATTGAATCTTCATCATTTTTTAACTTCTCGTATGAAATGAATTCATCCGTTGTTAGGTCTTCTAATTGTTTGAAGCTCCAATTGAAGTTTGATTTACTGAAATCAGGTTTTTGTGATAAAAAGCTAATGTCTTCTGTTAACGTTTGAAAGTTTTTTGCTTCATTTCTTTAACCTCATTAATAGATAAGTCATTGAGAACTGCAACCATTTCAATCAGTTTTTGAAAATCATCATCTGTTTTAATTTTATTTAGTTCTACGTATTTTTGGAATGGTAATGTCTCCCAACTGTTTATTTTCATTTTTATATATTTTATATTTTAAGCCCTACGGAATGAATACGTATTACTTCTTCTAGTTCTTTTATTGTACATATGCCAACACAACGCCAATGCTATAACTTGGTCATCGTGCCCCGAAACAGCTTCATATTTTATATTTTTGGGGTTCAAGTCCGAGTATTTGTATTCAAAATTTAGCATTTCATCCGCCACGCTTTGGCAGTAGCGAATCTTTCCCTGCTCCACGGCAAGAATCAATTCTTTTATTAGAATGGGCTTACTTGCAACGTTAAAATTAAAGCCGTATAAATTTGAAAGTTCTAGTTTTAGCTCGTCAAAAATTGGCTTTCCAACTCCCGAGTTATCCATCATTTTATCTATACTTCTTGGTAATTCTTTAAGCTTCATTTTGGTTCATTCCAATCAGATTGCCAACGTTGTAATCTTGACATTGTAGCAACTCCATTTTCATCACTTAAACCAATAACTACTGACCAATCGACCGTAGATGCAAGGTCAATACCTATAGCTTTGTCTTTTTTCCTCGATAAAGTTGGAATGATATTTTTTGCAATGTGGTTACCGAAACAGTTCGCACCCGAAACTTGTGGAATAGCTAAATATTCCTGTGCAAAAACCATTTCAGGTAATTCTCTTTTAGCTTCTTCGATGACTTCCCTTTTCAGGTGTGGGTTGTCATATGTGCTATAGTGAAATGACTCCCAATTTTTATACTTTAGTTCACTGCTTAACCCATAGTTATAAAATTGAAAAAACTCCCCTTGACCTCTCGGTGTACTTAAAAATATTGCATCACCATTAAAATCAGTTAAACAAGGATTAATACATTCGAAAAAGAAATTTTTGAGTGATTTTATGTAAGCG
The Sphingobacterium daejeonense genome window above contains:
- a CDS encoding terminase large subunit domain-containing protein, yielding MIEECNQTDLYIKLITGGSIRFFTGEAPDNFRGHKFHLAILDECAYIKSLKNFFFECINPCLTDFNGDAIFLSTPRGQGEFFQFYNYGLSSELKYKNWESFHYSTYDNPHLKREVIEEAKRELPEMVFAQEYLAIPQVSGANCFGNHIAKNIIPTLSRKKDKAIGIDLASTVDWSVVIGLSDENGVATMSRLQRWQSDWNEPK